GCGCCAGGGGGGGCGTCGGCGCCGGGGGAGTCGTCTCGAGGAGCGGTGGGCGTTAGCCGGCGCCGGCAGCGGGTGCGGCGCCGCCGACCTCATCGGCGGGCCCGGCGCTGCCACCCGCGTCGACCGGTTCGGACCTGCCGCCGTCATCCGCGGGATCCGGAAGCCGCGCGCCGGTCACGCTCTCGATGACCCTTGCGCGCAGTTCGGCCGGCGCCGCGTGCGGTGACACGGCCAGGGCGAGTCCCCGCGCGACGGGCAGCAGCGACAGCACCTCGTCCACGGACTCGCGGTGCACCTCGAGATGGGCCTCGAACGCCGCCCGCTCGCTCGCGTTCAGTGCCCCGAGCGCATAGAGGCCGGCCAGATTGCGGGTCGGAGGCATGTCGGGCCGCGGCTCGCTCGTGCGCGGCCCCGCGGGGGCGCGGCCGGCAAGACGCTCGAGCCCGGTCCGGATGCGCGCATTGGCTGTCTCGGCGGCTTCCTCGAGCCCGACCGCGATCTGCGAGATGGTCAGGCCTTCGAAGTACGCGAGCTCGAGGGCGAGCCGTTCCAGGGGCGGCAGTCCGCGGAACGCCGCGCGCAACCGTGGAGCCTCCTCCGACAGGCGGTCGTCGGTGCGCGGGCCCTGGGCCGGATCGGGCACTTGCAGTGTCGCGACGTCGCCCGGCCGGGCGACGGCCGCCTCCCCGTTCGAGGGAGGCGCGTCGCCCCCGGCGGCCTTGGCGGCCGACGGCGACGCCTGACCGGTCGCGCTGATCGCCCGCACGTGATCGATGGCGCGGATGCGCGCCGCCGCGAGCACCCGGTGGGGGCCCGGGGCCTGCCTGCCCGGATGATGTGCGGCCTGCGACCAGGCGGCGGTGAAGACCCCGAGTACGATCGCTTCCGCGTCGGCCGGCTCACCCGTGATCCGCATCGCCAGCGAGTAGATCGCGTCGGCATGGCGGTCGTAGAGAGCGGCGAGGGTAGGGGCGTCGCCGGCCTCGAGCCGCGACGCCGAATCGCCGTCGCGCGGCAACGGACGCATCTCCGAGTTTCGGTCCACTGGCGGATGCATCATTTCGAGTCGACGACGATTCTATCCGAAGCACGGCCGCATTCGACACGGACAGGGCCGGTGCGGGGACGCCGGCAGTCTGCCCCGTAGACGGCGTAGACTATGCTCAGGCGGGTTGGGCGGCAATCGGAGGCCGCCAGCGCGACCTGGTGGCCGCGTTCGGCGCCGATTGTCGAACCGGGCCGGGAACGACCGGAAGCAGGAGGAGTTCGATGCAAGCTGTGGACCGGGCGATGAGACGACGAGAGTTTCTGGCGAGCGGATCGGGGGCCCTCGTGGCCGCGGCCTTCACCCGCACCGCCGCGTTCGCCTTCCCGCCGGCGGGCCAGGAGTTGAGCGACCGCGTGCGCGGGGTTCGGGCGATGACCTTCGACGTTTTCGGCACGGTGGTCGACTGGCGCACCAGCATCACCGGCGAGGGTGAGGCGGTGGGACGCGCGAAGGGCATCGAGGCGGACTGGGCCGCGTTCGCCGACGACTGGCGGGCGGGCTACGGCCCGGCGATGGGACGGGTGCGCCGCGGCGAGCTGGGCTGGACCAAGATCGACGATCTGCATCGGATGATCCTCGACGAGCTCGTGCCGAAGTACGGCCTCGAGAGCCTCACCGAGGACGAGCTGGACCACCTGAACCGCGCCTGGCACCGCCTCACGCCGTGGCCCGACACCGTCGAGGGGCTCACGCGGTTGCGCGAGCGGTACGTGCTGGCGTCGCTGTCGAACGGGAACGTGGCGCTGCTCGTCAACATGGCGAAGAACGCCGGGATCCCGTGGGACGCGGTGCTGTCGGCCGAGCTCGCGCGCCACTACAAGCCCGACCCGGAGGCCTACCTGACGGCTGCCGACCTGCTGGGTCTCGACCCGCAGCAGGTGATGATGGTCGCGGCGCACAAGGGCGACCTGCGGGCGTCGGCCCGGATCGGGTTCCGTACGGGCTACGTGCCGCGCCCGACGGAGTTCGGGCCGAACGTGGAGCGGGATCTGACGCCCGACCCCGATTTCGACCTGGTGGCCACCGACTTCAACGACATGGCGGCCCAGCTCGGGCTCTGAGAGCCTCGCGTGCAGGCGGACCGTCGCCGAGTCGCGGTTCGGGGCGGTCCGTCAGTAACGCGTCGTGCGCTCGACCCAGGCGCGCACGTCGTCGAGCACGTTGGCGAGCGCCGCGCGCCGTCGGCGTAGCGCGCCGCGGGCGCGCAGCGGCATCCGGCGCAGCGTGAGGAAGGCGCGGGTGGTGCGCCAGACGGCCGATTCCCGCTCGACGGCCAGCGTGCCGAGGACGGCCAGGGCTACGAGTCCGAAGCCGGTGGCTACGCCCGTCGCGGTCCCGGCCCGGGCGCCGGCCAGCGAGGCGATCGTCGCGATCCAGGCTCCGTGGAGCAGGCCCCCGCCGATGATCTGCCACACCGCCCGGCTCTGCAGGTTGGGCGCCCATCTGCCGATGCGGTCGGTGAGCCAGTACGGCGCCGCGAACACGACGATGCTCGCGAGCGCCAGCGGACCGAGGACCAGCGCCAGGAGCCCTTCCCGCAGCGCGAAGCGGATCACATCGGCGGCCGGAATCCGCTGATCGAGATCGCGCTCGCGGAGTCCGAACCGGGCCAGGCCGGCCAGGTGCTCCTCGACCAACCGCGTCAGCTCGGCCAGGCGCGCCGGATCCTGCTCGCGCAGCCTGGCCATCCCCTCGGCGATGAGGCGGCGGCGGCCGAGCCGCTCCCGCGCGTCGCGCGACGCGTCGCGGGCGGCGGCGTAGAGGCGGTCGATGCGCTCGACGATCGGCAGGTCGTGCCGGGGCTCCGCCTCGACCATCAGGTGCTTCAGGCGCAACTCGATCCGGTCGGTGAGGCTCCGCACCGCGGCGGCCTCGTCGTGCGCGTAGCTCTCGGCCAGGTCCGCGTAGTCCACCGGGCGCCCGAAGACAACCGAAGTACGGGAACGGAACCGCGCCAGCGCGTCGAAGTTGAGCCCGACCGGCACGATGGTCACCGGGTGCCCCGCCGCGCCACTGTTGAGCACCATGCGCGCGGCCCCCGTCCGCAGCGGCTCGAGCCGGCCGTGCGCGTGGCTGGTGCCCTCCGGGAACAGGCAGATCGCCTCGCCTGCCGCCAGCGCCGCCGCGACTGCCGAGAACATCTCCACGTTGCGGGAGGTGTCCACGCCCGGATCCATCTTCCGGTAGACCGGAATCGCGCCCGAGCGGCGGATCAGCGGGCTCAGCGGATGCCACGCGAACAGCGTGGACTTGGCGAGGAAGCGGACGCGCCGTCCCGCCGTCGTCTGGATGACCGCCGGATCGATGAGGGTGTTGGGATGGTTGGCCACCAGCAACAGGGCGCCTCCCGGCAGGACGCCGCCGATGCGGTCGACGCGGTAATAGGCATGCACGGCCAGCCGGGCGAGTCCCCAGACCCAGGAGTGCGGCGGCGTCGTCCCGGCGGGTGCGGACGGTGTGGCCGGCATGTTCCTCTACGTTCGCCGGGTGGCCGCGAAACGGAGCCGGACGTAGTCGGCGGTCCAGCCGCCGTCGGCCGTGCGGAGCACCGGCTCGAGCCGTTCGCGCATCTCGCGCAGCACGGCCGGCCGGTCGCTGTCGGGGACGCCGGCCAGGAAGGGCTGGGCGAAGGTCTCCAGCCAGTCGGTCACGTCGGACGGCAGCGGCGTCGGCCGCGGAAACAGGCGGATGGAGTCGACCTCGAAGCCGTTGGCGTGCAGGCGCTCGCGATACGCCTCCACGGTCGGGAAGTACCACGGATTCAGGCGCTCCGCGTCGAGCCCGCGCTTCGCGAGGACGTCGCCGAAGGCGGCGCGGATCGACGCGACGCAACCGTGGCCGCCGAGCTCCGCCACGAGCCGGCCGCCCGGAGCGAGGGCCCGGTGGATGGCCGCCAGCGCCGCGTCGGGATCCCGGATCCAGTGCAGCACCGCGTTGCTGAACACCGCGTCGAACTCCCCATCGAAGTCCAGGGCGGCAACGTCGGCCACGCGCGCGTCGAGCCCGCGCTCCCGCGCCGCCCTCACCTGCTCCGGGCTGGCGTCGATGGCCACGACGCGGCAGCCGGCCTCGACCAGCTTCTCCGTCAGCGCGCCGTCGCCGCAGCCGACATCGAGCACGCGCTCGCCCGGCCGCGGGTCGAGCAACTCCACCACCGGCGCCCCGAGGTCGGAGACGAACCGCGCGTGCGTGGCGTACCGACCGGGCTCCCAGACCTGCATTGATGCTGCTCGCGACTACCGGGCATTCGGCGTGTTCGATCCGATCGCGATATAGCGGGTGGCGTCGATCCGGCCGGTGTAGATGGCCATGCCGACCACGGCGTCGATGCCTTCCCCGTCGAGCCGGTCGATCTCGTCCGGGGTGGTGATGCCCCCCGCCGCCGTCAGGCGGCGCGCCGTCGCGTCTCGCACGGCCAGGATGGCATCCATGTCGGTCCCCTGCATCAGCCCTTCCCGGTCCACGTGCGTGTAGAGGAACTCGCCGCACCACGGCTCGAGCGCGCGGACCGCCTCGACCGCGGTGAGCGGCGTGGCCTCCCGCCAGCCCTTGACGACGACCCGCCCGCCCTTGCTGTCCACGGCAGCGATGACCCGCTCGGGGCCGACCGCCGCGGCCAGCGACGCGGCGAAGTCGAGGTCGGGCCGGCCGTCGCGGAACAGCGACGAGCCGACGATGACCGCACTTGCGCCGTAGCCGAGCACCGCGCGGGCGCGCTCGACCGTGCGGATCCCCCCCCCGACGCGGCACGTGAGCCGCGGCGCGATCGACTGCACCAGCGTGTCGTTCGTGCCGGAGCCCATCGCGGCGTCCAGGTCGATGACTTGCACGCGCGGGAAGTCCTGGAACTTCCGCACCCAGCCGTCGACGTCGTCCGAGGCGATGGCCGGCCGCTCGCCCTGGACGAGCTGCACGACCTGTCCGCCCTTGAGATCTATCGATGGAATCAGCACGGTTGCCTCGCTCCCGGCGCAATTCTTCTCAAGCGGAGGGCTCGGCACCGCCGGTGCGCGCCCAGTGGCCCATTCGCACCGGGATGTCGCGCTCGTGGAGGTGCTGCTTCAGGTCGGCCACCGCGTGCTCGGCGTAGTGGAAGATGGACGCCGCGAGCGCCGCGTCCGCCTTCCCCGCCGTGAACACGTCGACGAAGTGATCGAAAGTGCCGGCGCCGCCCGACGCGATGACCGGGATGGAGACCGCCTCGGAGACCGCCGCGGTCAGCTCGCAGTCGAAGCCGCTCTTCGTGCCGTCGCGGTCTATCGAGGTCAGGAGGATCTCGCCGGCGCCCCGGTCGGCCGCCTCCCGCGCCCATTCCACCGCATCGCGTTCGGTCGCCTGCCGCCCGCTGCGCACGTAGATCCGGAACCCGCCGCCTTCCCGCTTGGCGTCGATGGCAACGATCACCGCCTGGCTGCCGTAGCGGCGGGCGAGAGCGGTCAGCAGCGCCGGCCTCGCGATGGCGGCGGTGTTCAGGCTGACCTTGTCGGCTCCCGCCTCGATGGCGGCGTCGGCGTGCGCCTCGTCGTTGATCCCGCCCCCGACGCACAGCGGCAGGAAGATCTCCTGCGCCACCGCGTGGATCGTCCGCGCCATCGCCTTGCGCTTCTCGATGGTGGCGGTGACGTCGAGGATCACCACCTCGTCGATGCCCTCGCGATTGTAGCGCCGGGACAGCGCGGCCGGATCGCCGGCCGAGCGCAGCCCTTCGAAGTTGATGCCCTTGACGACCTGCCCTTCGCGCACGTCCAGGCAGGCGATGATGCGCTTCGACAGCATCAGGCGGCCATCCGATCGAGGACGTTCTTGAACAGACGCAGCCCGACGTCGCCCGACTTCTCCGGGTGGAACTGCATGCCGACCAGCCGCTCGCGCTCGACGACGCTGGCGAACTCGATGCCGTAGGTGGTCGAGCCGATGCACTCGGGGCCCACGGGAGCGGCGTACGAGTGCGTGAAGTACACCTGGTCGCCCTCCTCCACGCCGTCGAGCACCCAGGAGTCGCGGGTCCGGTGCAGGCTGTTCCAGCCCACGTGCGGCACCTTGAAGAGGGCGCCGTCGGCGGGGCCGGCCGGGTCGGGATGCTCGATGAGCCGGCAGCGTCCCGGCAGCGCGCCGAAGCCGGGCACGCCGGGCGCTTCCTCGCTGCCTTCGAAGAGCCACTGCAGGCCGACGCAGATGCCCAGCAGCAGGCCGCCGCGCTCGAGCACGCCGGCGATGGCGCGCCGCCAGTCGGCGTCGAGGGCGGCCGTCACCTCGAAGTTGCCCACGCCGGGGACGATCACCGCGCTGGCCGCGGCCAGCGCGCCCGGTCCGGCCGGCGTCTCGAAACGCGCGCCGAGGTGGGTGAGCGCCTTGCGCACCGAGGTGAGGTTGCCGGCGTCGTAGTCGATCAACGCAATGCTCACAGCAGCTCCTTCGTGCTCGGCAGCATCTCGCCGAGCTGCCGGTCGCGCGAGCAGGCCACTCGCAGCGCCCGCGCGAACGCCTTGAAGAGCGCCTCTATCTGGTGATGGCTCGACCGGCCGTACAGCACCTTCACGTGCACGTTGGCGCGCGCCCCCTGGGCGAAGCCGTCGAAGAAGTCGTGGACCAGCTCGGCCTGCAGGTCGCCCACGCGCTCGACGGCCAGATTCAGGTCGGTCACGGCGTGCACGCGTCCGCTCAGATCGACGGCCGCCACCCCGAGCGTCTCGTCCATCGGCATGACGAAGTACCCCGCCCGGTTGATCCCCCGTTTCGATCCGAGCGCCTGCGTCACCGCCTGCCCGAGGGCGATGCCGACGTCCTCGACCGTGTGGTGCTGGTCGACGTCGAGGTCGCCGGTCGCCCGCAGCGTCAGGTCGAACGCCCCGTGCCGGGCGAGCAGCTCGAGCATGTGGTCGAAGAAGCGGATGCCCGTGCTGACCGTGTACCGCCCGCGGCCGTCCAGCGCGATCTGCAGCGCGATCTGCGTCTCGGTCGTCTCGCGGTTGATCGTCGCCTCCCGCGGGTCGGGCGCCGTGTCGTTCGTGCTCAACCGCCCTCCTCCCGGCCGCCGGTCTCGGGTCTGGATCGTCTGCCGCGGGGCGGCGGCAGCACCCGCCGCGCCACCGACGCGGCGTGGGCGTGGAGCCCCTCCGCGTTGGCCAGTGAGATCACGCTCGGCGCCAGGCCGCGCAGGCCCTGCCGGGTCAGCCGCTGCACGCTGTTCACGCGCACGAAGTCGGCCGCGCTCAGGCCCCCGCGGACTTGCGCCGCGCCGTCGGTCGGCAGCACGTGGTTCGACCCGGTGGCGTAGTCGCCGGCCGCCTGGGCGCCGAAGGGCCCGACGAAGACCGTGCCGGCCCGGACCACGCGGCGGGCCACGGCCAGCGTGTCGGTCACCGCGTGCTCGGGGGCGATGGCGTTCGCCAGATCGACCGCCTCGTCCAGGGTGGTCGTCACCACCGCGACGCCGTGGGCCGCTATCGACGGCGCCGCCCCCGGATGCTCTTCGATCTGCGCGGCTACGGCGGCGGCCACCGCCCGCGCCAGCGACCGTTCCGGCGTCAGCAGGATCGCCCGGGCGTCCGGATCGTGCTCGGCCTGCGCCACCAGGTCCGCGGCGATCCACTCCGGGTTGCCGTCGCTCGAGACGACGACGATCTCGGTCGGTCCGGCGTAGAAATCGATGGGGCAGTCGCGCGCCACCTGCGCCTTGGCGGCGGCGACGTAGGCGTTGCCCGGGCCGACGATCCGGTCGACGCGCGGAATGGTCGCCGTGCCGTAGGCGAACGCGGCGATGGCGTGCGCCCCGCCGATGCGGAACAGGCGCGAGACCTTCGCTTCGACCGCCGCCGCGAGCACGGCCGGCGCGGGGTTCGGGCAGGTCGCGATCACCTCCGGCACGCCGGCCGCCCGCGCCGGGAGCGCGGTCATCAGCAGCGACGACGGCAGCGGGTGGCGTCCGCCCGGCACGTAGCAGCCGACGCGGTCGAGCGGCGTCACGCGCTGCTCGACCACCACGCCGGGCGCCACCGTCTCCCGCCAGCCCCGGGGGACCTGCTTTGCCGACACGCGCCGGATGTGCCGCGCCGCGGTCCTGATCGCCGCGCGCACCGCGGGCGGCGTCTCCTGCGCGCCCCGCCGGATCTCGTCCGCCTCGATCTCGACGGCGCCCCGCAGGCGGTCGAACGCGCGGGCGTACTTCAGCACGGCCCGGTCGCCGCGCCGCCGCACGTCGTCGACGATCTCCGCCACCCGGCCGGCGACGTCGGGGTCGGGCGTCCGCCCGCGCTCCACCAGCGCCCGCACCGCCCGCGCCTGCGACGACGCGATGATCCTCATAGGACGATCTTGTTCAGGGGATACTCGACGATCCCGTGTCCGCCGGCCGACCGCAGGCGCGGCATGAGCTCGCGGACGTCGCGCTCCTCGAGCACGGTGGATACGGCGACCCAGCCGTCGTCCGCCAACGGCGACACGGTCGGGCGCTGCAGGGCGGGCAGCAGCGCGAGGATGCCGTTCAGGTCCGTGCGCTGCACGTTCAACATCAGTCCGACCCGTCCCTGCGCCTCCATCGCCGCCCGCAGCAGCAGCGCGATGTTCTCGATCTTCGTCCGCTTGGCGTCGTCGTCGAGGGCCCGCCGGTTGGCGATGAGCTGCGGATTCGATTCGAGCACCGTGTCGATGATGCGCAGGTGGTTGGCGCGGAGCGTCGAGCCGGTCTCGGTCGCCTCGACGATCGCGTCGGCCAGGTCGGGCGGCTTCACCTCGGTGGCGCCCCACGAGAACTCGACGTGGACGTTGACGCCCAGCCGCGCGAAGTAGGCCTCGGTCACGCGCACCAGCTCGGTCGAGATCCGCGCGCCCTCCAGATCCCGCGGCGACCGGTACTTCGACTCTTCCGGCACGGCCAGCACCCAGCGCACCTTGCGGAAGCTCTGCTTGGAATAGACCAGGTCGGTGACGCTGACCACTTCCTCGCCGGTGGCCGTCTGGTGCTCGGCGATCCAGTCGATGCCGGTCAGTCCCGCGTCGACCGCCTCGTCGGCGACGTAGCGCGCCATCTCCTGCGCCCGGATCAGCGTGCACTCGATCTCCGGATCGTCGATCGTCGGGTAGTAGGAGCGGGAGCTGACGTAGATGTTGAAACCCGCGCGCGCGAAGAGCTGCACCGTGGACTCCTGCAGGGAGCCCTTCGGGATGCCCAGACGGAGCGTCATCGCGCCTGTTCCACGAGCTGCCGGTCCGCCTCCGGCGCCATCTCGTCGAGCGTCGTGAAGAAGCAGGTGCGCTCGCCGGTGTGGCAGACGTTCCCGTCGCCCAGCCGTTCCACGCGCACGAGCACGGTGTCGACGTCGCAGTCGATCAGCAGGCGCCGCACCTTCAGCAGGTTGCCCGACGTCTCGCCCTTCATCCACATCGTGTTGCGGGTTCGGCTGAAGAAGGTCGCGAACCCCGACGCACGGGTGCGCGCGAGCGCTTCCTCGTTCATGAACCCGACCATCAGCACCTCGTTGCTGTCGTCGTCCTGCACCACCGCCGGGATCAACCCGTTGAGCTTCGAAAAATCGATCTGCATTCCCGTCGCACTCCCCACGCGGCTCGTCCGAGCCGCGCTTTTCCGCCGCACTGCCCGGCATCCGCCTTTTCGCGCACAAAAAAAGCCTCGCCGCTTGCTCGGCGAGGCCTCGTGGTGCGTGAGCGTCTCCGTTCCGACTACGTCACGCGCAATCCCACAGGCCCGCCCCGGCGGGTATGGTGATGATGGTGCGCATGATGGACGCCCAGTCGCATGGCGAACAAACGATACCCCAGCCGCGCGAATCCCGTCAACCGGCGGGCCGGTGCGCCGGGCGTTCCGCCTCGCGCACCGGCTGCGATCGCGCCGCAGCCCCCCGTTGCGACAGATTTCGCGGGAAGTTAACGTCGCCGGTGCAAGTGTGAGACGATTGGAGCCTACGCTGAGCGCATCCGGAGGTGCGCGAGCGGAGACGGTGGCCGCGTTCACCGTGCGCGGCGTTCTGGATCGTCCATGACAGGGGACAGGCGATGACCAATCATGTCCGTTTCGATTCGTTGTTCCAGCGTCGGTTGGATCGCCGCGATCTGCTGACCGGCGGTCTGGCCCTGCTTGGCCTCGGCGCCGCCCACCGCGCCTCGGGCCGCTCTCTCTTCCAGCCGTCGGTCTTTCCGCTCGGCGTGGCGTCCGGCGACCCGTCGCCCGACGGCGTCGTGCTGTGGACGCGCCTGGCCCTCGAGCCCCTCCAGGG
The Acidobacteriota bacterium DNA segment above includes these coding regions:
- a CDS encoding ATP phosphoribosyltransferase; amino-acid sequence: MTLRLGIPKGSLQESTVQLFARAGFNIYVSSRSYYPTIDDPEIECTLIRAQEMARYVADEAVDAGLTGIDWIAEHQTATGEEVVSVTDLVYSKQSFRKVRWVLAVPEESKYRSPRDLEGARISTELVRVTEAYFARLGVNVHVEFSWGATEVKPPDLADAIVEATETGSTLRANHLRIIDTVLESNPQLIANRRALDDDAKRTKIENIALLLRAAMEAQGRVGLMLNVQRTDLNGILALLPALQRPTVSPLADDGWVAVSTVLEERDVRELMPRLRSAGGHGIVEYPLNKIVL
- a CDS encoding methyltransferase domain-containing protein, whose translation is MQVWEPGRYATHARFVSDLGAPVVELLDPRPGERVLDVGCGDGALTEKLVEAGCRVVAIDASPEQVRAARERGLDARVADVAALDFDGEFDAVFSNAVLHWIRDPDAALAAIHRALAPGGRLVAELGGHGCVASIRAAFGDVLAKRGLDAERLNPWYFPTVEAYRERLHANGFEVDSIRLFPRPTPLPSDVTDWLETFAQPFLAGVPDSDRPAVLREMRERLEPVLRTADGGWTADYVRLRFAATRRT
- the hisF gene encoding imidazole glycerol phosphate synthase subunit HisF codes for the protein MLSKRIIACLDVREGQVVKGINFEGLRSAGDPAALSRRYNREGIDEVVILDVTATIEKRKAMARTIHAVAQEIFLPLCVGGGINDEAHADAAIEAGADKVSLNTAAIARPALLTALARRYGSQAVIVAIDAKREGGGFRIYVRSGRQATERDAVEWAREAADRGAGEILLTSIDRDGTKSGFDCELTAAVSEAVSIPVIASGGAGTFDHFVDVFTAGKADAALAASIFHYAEHAVADLKQHLHERDIPVRMGHWARTGGAEPSA
- the hisH gene encoding imidazole glycerol phosphate synthase subunit HisH, encoding MALIDYDAGNLTSVRKALTHLGARFETPAGPGALAAASAVIVPGVGNFEVTAALDADWRRAIAGVLERGGLLLGICVGLQWLFEGSEEAPGVPGFGALPGRCRLIEHPDPAGPADGALFKVPHVGWNSLHRTRDSWVLDGVEEGDQVYFTHSYAAPVGPECIGSTTYGIEFASVVERERLVGMQFHPEKSGDVGLRLFKNVLDRMAA
- the hisI gene encoding phosphoribosyl-AMP cyclohydrolase; the protein is MQIDFSKLNGLIPAVVQDDDSNEVLMVGFMNEEALARTRASGFATFFSRTRNTMWMKGETSGNLLKVRRLLIDCDVDTVLVRVERLGDGNVCHTGERTCFFTTLDEMAPEADRQLVEQAR
- the hisD gene encoding histidinol dehydrogenase, producing the protein MRIIASSQARAVRALVERGRTPDPDVAGRVAEIVDDVRRRGDRAVLKYARAFDRLRGAVEIEADEIRRGAQETPPAVRAAIRTAARHIRRVSAKQVPRGWRETVAPGVVVEQRVTPLDRVGCYVPGGRHPLPSSLLMTALPARAAGVPEVIATCPNPAPAVLAAAVEAKVSRLFRIGGAHAIAAFAYGTATIPRVDRIVGPGNAYVAAAKAQVARDCPIDFYAGPTEIVVVSSDGNPEWIAADLVAQAEHDPDARAILLTPERSLARAVAAAVAAQIEEHPGAAPSIAAHGVAVVTTTLDEAVDLANAIAPEHAVTDTLAVARRVVRAGTVFVGPFGAQAAGDYATGSNHVLPTDGAAQVRGGLSAADFVRVNSVQRLTRQGLRGLAPSVISLANAEGLHAHAASVARRVLPPPRGRRSRPETGGREEGG
- the hisB gene encoding imidazoleglycerol-phosphate dehydratase HisB, which encodes MSTNDTAPDPREATINRETTETQIALQIALDGRGRYTVSTGIRFFDHMLELLARHGAFDLTLRATGDLDVDQHHTVEDVGIALGQAVTQALGSKRGINRAGYFVMPMDETLGVAAVDLSGRVHAVTDLNLAVERVGDLQAELVHDFFDGFAQGARANVHVKVLYGRSSHHQIEALFKAFARALRVACSRDRQLGEMLPSTKELL
- a CDS encoding haloacid dehalogenase type II, giving the protein MSDRVRGVRAMTFDVFGTVVDWRTSITGEGEAVGRAKGIEADWAAFADDWRAGYGPAMGRVRRGELGWTKIDDLHRMILDELVPKYGLESLTEDELDHLNRAWHRLTPWPDTVEGLTRLRERYVLASLSNGNVALLVNMAKNAGIPWDAVLSAELARHYKPDPEAYLTAADLLGLDPQQVMMVAAHKGDLRASARIGFRTGYVPRPTEFGPNVERDLTPDPDFDLVATDFNDMAAQLGL
- a CDS encoding 1-(5-phosphoribosyl)-5-[(5-phosphoribosylamino)methylideneamino] imidazole-4-carboxamide isomerase; translated protein: MLIPSIDLKGGQVVQLVQGERPAIASDDVDGWVRKFQDFPRVQVIDLDAAMGSGTNDTLVQSIAPRLTCRVGGGIRTVERARAVLGYGASAVIVGSSLFRDGRPDLDFAASLAAAVGPERVIAAVDSKGGRVVVKGWREATPLTAVEAVRALEPWCGEFLYTHVDREGLMQGTDMDAILAVRDATARRLTAAGGITTPDEIDRLDGEGIDAVVGMAIYTGRIDATRYIAIGSNTPNAR